In Rhodopirellula islandica, the following proteins share a genomic window:
- a CDS encoding beta-ketoacyl-[acyl-carrier-protein] synthase family protein, with product MPATSAQRVVITGIGVISPLGNTPEDLLNGLREGQSGIAPFTQIPTDALPISNGAEASAFTGHISDYGPLEKTLQRTIRKGSKVMCREIEMGVAAAQLALHHGGHNPDDFNRDRTGVVYGCDYIMSLPEEYAEGIAACTTDGEFDFTKWGDLGLPKVNPLWLLKYLPNMPASHIAIYNDLRGPNNSITLREASAGAALSEAVSTISRGHADALVVGATGSRVHTLRTLHASMQEKLAADTEDPSRMSRPFDTSRDGSVVGEGAGAFLCESLEHAEKRGATIYGEVIACSSSAVGPAAGDQPMRKGFANVLRGVLQAGRQNGFAPAEGKVDVGHIHAHGLSDVDTDICEAGAIADVFGFPGDQPPVTTAKGHLGNIGAGSGMVEMIASLQSLSSELFPIRNLNELDPNCLIAAVTSNDQPAGTNFINLNITPQGQTSAVWISKPR from the coding sequence ATGCCAGCTACCTCCGCCCAACGCGTCGTGATCACCGGCATCGGCGTGATCAGTCCGCTCGGTAACACTCCCGAAGATCTGCTCAACGGTTTGCGAGAAGGCCAGAGCGGCATCGCTCCGTTCACCCAGATCCCAACCGATGCCTTGCCCATCAGCAACGGCGCCGAAGCCAGTGCCTTCACGGGCCACATCAGCGATTACGGGCCGCTGGAAAAAACGCTCCAACGAACGATTCGCAAAGGCAGCAAAGTGATGTGCCGCGAAATCGAAATGGGCGTTGCGGCAGCCCAGCTGGCACTGCATCACGGCGGCCACAACCCAGACGACTTCAATCGCGATCGCACCGGCGTCGTCTACGGCTGCGACTACATCATGTCCTTGCCCGAAGAATACGCCGAAGGAATCGCAGCCTGCACGACCGATGGCGAATTCGACTTCACCAAATGGGGCGACCTGGGCCTGCCCAAAGTCAACCCGCTGTGGTTGCTGAAGTACCTGCCCAACATGCCCGCCTCGCACATCGCGATCTACAACGACCTTCGCGGCCCCAACAACTCGATCACGCTTCGCGAAGCGTCGGCTGGTGCAGCTTTGTCCGAAGCCGTCTCCACCATCTCACGTGGCCACGCCGACGCCTTGGTGGTCGGTGCCACCGGGTCTCGCGTTCACACACTGCGAACGCTGCACGCGTCCATGCAAGAGAAATTGGCCGCGGACACGGAAGACCCCAGCCGCATGTCACGCCCGTTCGACACCAGCCGTGACGGCAGCGTCGTCGGCGAAGGCGCTGGCGCATTCCTGTGTGAATCGTTGGAACACGCTGAAAAACGCGGTGCGACCATCTACGGCGAAGTCATCGCTTGCAGCTCCAGCGCCGTTGGCCCCGCCGCAGGCGACCAACCGATGCGAAAAGGATTTGCCAACGTGCTTCGCGGAGTCCTCCAAGCCGGCCGCCAGAACGGGTTCGCACCTGCGGAAGGCAAAGTTGACGTGGGACACATCCATGCTCACGGACTCTCCGATGTCGACACCGACATCTGCGAAGCAGGTGCGATCGCCGACGTGTTTGGATTCCCCGGCGATCAACCGCCGGTGACCACCGCCAAAGGCCACCTCGGCAACATCGGTGCCGGCAGCGGCATGGTCGAAATGATCGCCAGCCTGCAAAGCCTCAGCAGCGAGCTGTTCCCAATCCGCAACCTGAACGAACTCGACCCCAACTGCCTGATCGCAGCGGTCACGTCCAACGACCAACCCGCCGGGACCAACTTCATCAACCTCAACATCACGCCGCAGGGACAAACCTCCGCGGTCTGGATCTCAAAGCCGCGTTAG
- a CDS encoding citrate synthase yields MSSSSSLEIQRADTVRVQFGETNLELPLLEGSEGEQAIDVSRLRADTGVITLDDGFVNTGSTRSAITFLDGEKGILRYRGYPIEELAKSCDFVEVAYLLIFGDLPSKDEIETFRSGIREHTMIHEDMRSFYNGFPRDAHPMAILSSVVGALSTFYQDSMDLNDPRQVEISMYRLIAKLPTIAAYSYKKSMGQPFMYPKNELDYCENFLYMMFATPTSDYLVDPDFAEALNLLFIVHADHEQNCSTSTVRMVGSSNANLFASISAGIGALWGPLHGGANEACVNMLEQIAADGGNVQKYVDMAKDKTNDFRIMGFGHRVYKNSDPRATIIRASCDKLLAKLNLDDPLFEVAQKLEEVALKDEYFIERKLYPNVDFYSGVIYRALGIPIQMFTVLFAIGRLPGWLAHWREMHSNPASRINRPRQIYTGATKRDVVPVDQR; encoded by the coding sequence ATGAGCTCCTCCTCCAGTTTGGAAATTCAACGAGCCGACACTGTCCGAGTCCAATTCGGGGAAACCAACCTTGAGTTGCCTTTGTTGGAAGGTTCCGAAGGTGAACAGGCGATTGATGTCAGTCGTCTGCGTGCCGACACCGGCGTGATCACTTTGGACGACGGGTTCGTCAACACCGGCAGCACTCGCAGTGCCATCACGTTTTTGGACGGTGAAAAGGGCATCCTGCGTTATCGCGGTTATCCAATCGAAGAACTGGCCAAGAGTTGCGATTTCGTCGAGGTCGCCTACTTGCTGATCTTTGGTGATTTGCCCAGCAAGGACGAAATCGAAACATTCCGTTCGGGCATTCGTGAACACACGATGATTCACGAGGACATGCGGTCGTTCTACAACGGCTTCCCTCGCGATGCTCACCCGATGGCGATCCTCAGCAGTGTGGTGGGAGCGTTGTCGACGTTCTACCAGGACTCGATGGATCTGAATGACCCTCGCCAGGTCGAGATCTCGATGTATCGATTGATCGCGAAATTGCCCACGATCGCAGCTTACAGCTACAAAAAATCGATGGGCCAACCGTTCATGTACCCCAAGAACGAGTTGGATTATTGCGAGAATTTCTTGTACATGATGTTCGCGACGCCGACCTCGGATTACCTGGTCGATCCTGATTTCGCGGAAGCACTGAACTTGCTGTTCATCGTGCACGCTGACCACGAGCAGAACTGCAGCACCTCGACCGTTCGCATGGTTGGCAGCAGCAACGCCAACCTGTTCGCATCGATCTCCGCCGGCATTGGTGCCTTGTGGGGACCGTTGCATGGCGGTGCCAACGAAGCCTGCGTCAACATGCTGGAGCAAATCGCAGCGGATGGCGGCAACGTTCAGAAATACGTCGACATGGCGAAAGACAAAACGAACGACTTCCGCATCATGGGCTTCGGTCACCGCGTTTATAAAAACTCGGATCCCCGAGCGACCATCATCCGAGCCAGCTGTGACAAATTGCTGGCCAAGTTGAATCTGGATGATCCCTTGTTCGAGGTCGCTCAGAAGTTGGAAGAAGTGGCGCTCAAAGACGAATACTTCATCGAGCGGAAGCTTTACCCGAACGTTGATTTCTATTCTGGCGTGATTTACCGAGCGCTTGGGATTCCCATCCAGATGTTCACCGTTCTATTCGCGATCGGTCGACTCCCTGGTTGGTTGGCTCATTGGCGTGAAATGCACTCCAACCCAGCCTCGCGAATCAATCGCCCGCGTCAGATCTACACGGGTGCGACAAAGCGAGACGTGGTGCCCGTCGACCAACGCTGA
- a CDS encoding response regulator transcription factor, whose amino-acid sequence MRAHILVVEDERHLGVGIKYNLEAEDYRVSLVEDGPSALQLIEHSGSSIDLIVLDLMLPGMSGYTVCEQIRESGNMTPVLMLSARTLSEDRARGFDVGANQYMSKPFDLSELISRVKNLLQAAPVGAVTRTAPVSESVDSIAFGRVEADFRTHQVSVDGQPIKMTPKELRLLRYFVENPERVINRSELLTQVWEMSGNLQTRAVDQFIARLRKAIEPSPADPIHLLTVRDAGYRFVLDPETLEPETSAN is encoded by the coding sequence ATGCGAGCTCACATATTGGTTGTCGAAGACGAGCGGCACCTCGGTGTCGGCATCAAATACAACCTGGAAGCCGAGGACTACCGTGTTTCATTGGTCGAAGACGGCCCTTCTGCCCTGCAACTGATCGAACATTCCGGCAGCTCGATCGATTTGATCGTGTTGGATTTGATGTTGCCGGGCATGAGCGGGTACACCGTTTGCGAACAAATTCGCGAATCGGGCAACATGACTCCCGTTCTGATGCTGTCAGCTCGCACGTTGTCCGAAGATCGCGCCCGCGGGTTCGACGTCGGTGCGAACCAGTACATGAGCAAACCGTTTGACTTGTCCGAACTGATCAGCCGCGTCAAAAACTTGCTGCAAGCCGCCCCCGTTGGCGCGGTGACTCGCACCGCACCCGTGTCGGAAAGCGTGGACTCCATTGCTTTCGGCCGGGTGGAAGCGGACTTTCGAACCCACCAAGTCTCCGTCGACGGCCAGCCCATCAAAATGACCCCGAAGGAACTCCGTTTGCTCCGGTACTTTGTCGAAAATCCCGAACGCGTGATCAACCGCTCCGAGCTGTTGACTCAGGTCTGGGAAATGTCCGGCAATCTGCAGACTCGAGCGGTCGATCAATTCATCGCGAGATTGCGGAAAGCCATTGAACCGTCTCCTGCTGACCCGATTCATTTATTGACCGTGCGGGACGCGGGTTACCGATTCGTTCTCGACCCCGAAACATTGGAACCGGAAACGTCCGCGAATTGA
- a CDS encoding superoxide dismutase, whose translation MAFTLPELPYAYDALEPHIDARTMEIHHTKHHNAYVTKTNDALAGTDLASKSIEEVISDLSAVPDDKRGAVRNNGGGHANHSLFWTILGPGKGGAPSGDLAAAIDEACGSFDAFKEQFANAAATRFGSGWAWLYVSDGKLKVGSTANQDSPLMGEAVAGIAGTPILGLDVWEHAYYLHYQNRRPDYISAFWSVVDWDAVATRFAAAK comes from the coding sequence ATGGCTTTCACGCTGCCCGAATTGCCGTATGCCTACGACGCCCTCGAGCCGCACATTGACGCGCGGACGATGGAAATCCACCACACGAAGCACCACAATGCTTACGTGACCAAGACCAACGACGCGTTGGCTGGCACCGACTTGGCTTCCAAGTCGATCGAAGAAGTCATCTCCGACCTGTCGGCTGTGCCCGATGACAAACGCGGAGCCGTTCGCAACAACGGTGGCGGACACGCCAACCACTCGTTGTTCTGGACCATCCTGGGCCCCGGCAAGGGCGGCGCCCCCTCCGGCGACCTGGCCGCTGCCATCGACGAAGCCTGCGGCTCGTTCGATGCCTTCAAAGAACAGTTCGCCAACGCAGCTGCCACTCGCTTTGGTAGCGGCTGGGCTTGGCTCTACGTTTCCGACGGCAAGCTGAAAGTTGGCAGCACCGCCAACCAAGACAGCCCGTTGATGGGTGAAGCCGTTGCCGGCATCGCTGGCACGCCGATCCTGGGATTGGACGTTTGGGAGCACGCTTACTACTTGCACTACCAAAATCGTCGCCCCGACTACATTTCTGCATTTTGGAGCGTGGTCGACTGGGATGCCGTTGCCACCCGCTTTGCGGCTGCCAAGTAG
- the fba gene encoding class II fructose-bisphosphate aldolase (catalyzes the reversible aldol condensation of dihydroxyacetonephosphate and glyceraldehyde 3-phosphate in the Calvin cycle, glycolysis, and/or gluconeogenesis), protein MPLVPLRVVLDHAAENDYGVAAFNVNNMEQIQAIMEAADETDSPVIIQASRGARAYTQDIYLRHLMLAAAELYPQLPIVMHQDHGNSPETCLSAIENGFTSVMMDGSLEADGQTPADYDYNVKVTAEVVKMAHARGVSVEGELGCLGSLEDGGGEQEDGHGAVGTLTHDQLLTDPDEAQRFVEETGCDALAVAIGTSHGAYKFTKKPTGEVLAMDRIEAIHAKLPNTHLVMHGSSSVPQELQDIINQYGGEMKQTYGVPVEEIQRGIKSGVRKINVDTDCRMAITGAIRKVLTEDKAAFDPRAYLKPARAAMKAVCVARMTAFGQAGNGAKLRATL, encoded by the coding sequence ATGCCACTCGTCCCCCTTCGCGTTGTCTTGGATCACGCCGCCGAAAACGATTACGGTGTTGCGGCGTTCAACGTCAACAACATGGAGCAGATCCAGGCGATCATGGAAGCTGCTGATGAAACCGATTCGCCGGTCATCATCCAAGCCTCGCGTGGCGCTCGCGCTTACACCCAAGACATCTACCTTCGCCACCTGATGCTCGCCGCAGCGGAACTGTACCCACAGCTTCCCATCGTCATGCACCAAGACCACGGCAACAGCCCCGAGACCTGCTTGTCGGCCATCGAAAATGGCTTCACCAGCGTCATGATGGACGGTTCGCTGGAAGCTGACGGCCAAACCCCAGCCGACTACGACTACAACGTCAAAGTCACCGCGGAAGTCGTCAAAATGGCCCACGCTCGTGGCGTCAGCGTCGAAGGCGAACTCGGTTGCCTGGGATCGCTGGAAGACGGCGGCGGCGAACAAGAAGACGGTCACGGTGCCGTTGGAACACTGACGCACGACCAATTGCTGACCGACCCCGATGAAGCCCAACGCTTCGTCGAAGAAACCGGCTGCGATGCCTTGGCGGTTGCCATTGGAACCAGCCACGGTGCCTACAAGTTCACCAAGAAACCAACCGGTGAAGTTTTGGCCATGGATCGCATCGAAGCCATCCACGCCAAGCTCCCCAACACGCACTTGGTCATGCACGGCAGCAGCAGCGTGCCACAAGAATTGCAAGACATCATCAACCAGTACGGTGGTGAGATGAAGCAAACTTACGGTGTGCCCGTCGAAGAAATCCAACGTGGTATCAAGAGCGGTGTTCGCAAGATCAACGTCGACACCGACTGCCGCATGGCCATCACCGGTGCGATCCGCAAAGTCTTGACCGAAGACAAAGCCGCCTTCGACCCACGTGCGTACCTGAAACCAGCCCGCGCTGCCATGAAAGCTGTCTGCGTCGCTCGCATGACCGCCTTCGGCCAAGCCGGCAACGGTGCCAAACTGCGTGCGACTCTCTAA
- a CDS encoding SpoIIAA family protein, producing MSYEITELADGKVIELILSGKLTGEAYEQFVPVVDAQIERWGKVRMMVVLTDFHGWDAAALWADTKFAMKHFSDIERLALVGESKWEAGMATFCKPFTKAAVKYFDHADIEDARAWIQEA from the coding sequence ATGTCGTACGAAATCACGGAACTCGCTGACGGCAAAGTCATCGAACTCATCCTCTCTGGCAAATTGACCGGGGAAGCTTACGAGCAGTTTGTCCCGGTGGTGGATGCCCAAATCGAACGCTGGGGGAAAGTCCGGATGATGGTCGTGCTCACCGATTTTCATGGCTGGGACGCTGCCGCACTCTGGGCCGACACCAAGTTCGCAATGAAACATTTCAGCGACATCGAACGACTCGCACTCGTCGGCGAATCGAAGTGGGAAGCCGGCATGGCTACCTTCTGCAAACCGTTCACCAAAGCCGCCGTCAAATACTTTGACCACGCGGACATCGAAGATGCCCGGGCTTGGATCCAAGAAGCCTGA
- a CDS encoding ArsB/NhaD family transporter, with amino-acid sequence MMLAASLTEMPTASAPAWVMVLFAVVMMATYVGVAVERFHKTVAALCGAAVLVILSVSLGLFEYPTVYNFLKEDLNIFGVIIGTGILVDVVGKSGLFHFISMWIVRLTGGQANRLFMTLCVVTFLFVSVLTIVPAMLILSSLVLVICRSLGYKPMPLLLSVAVCANSGAIATFASGLPNIMIGTAAGIPYVDFLRVSLPYAVVSLVVAIAGLRWFFRNDLPWKQSEEDKAALKQQIEGFDPWALVEDKGVLLRSTFILLGTVVGFALAQPMGVGMDFVAMVGATAALLFSGKGVEDAIGKVNWTVILFFMGLFIIIGCVKHTGALKWVAQQVVMVSDNRIELLVPLMGGFSAVASSIVDNIPVAATLIPIVQDVSGGDTGVPAEPLWWTLVICCNLGGNGTPIGSISCVIAIYALKREAGIHVGWGTFLKLGGGIMVVQVIGAIFYVMWMHHQGYIPDITAVPTLPVH; translated from the coding sequence ATGATGTTGGCCGCGTCGCTCACTGAAATGCCCACTGCGTCCGCGCCCGCTTGGGTGATGGTGTTGTTCGCTGTCGTGATGATGGCGACCTACGTGGGGGTGGCGGTCGAGCGTTTTCATAAAACGGTGGCGGCCCTGTGCGGTGCAGCGGTTCTGGTGATCCTGAGCGTCTCGCTGGGGTTGTTTGAGTACCCGACGGTTTACAACTTCCTGAAAGAAGATCTCAACATCTTTGGTGTCATCATCGGCACCGGGATTTTGGTGGACGTGGTTGGCAAAAGCGGGCTGTTTCACTTCATCAGCATGTGGATCGTGCGGCTGACGGGAGGCCAAGCGAATCGGTTGTTCATGACGTTGTGTGTGGTCACGTTCTTGTTCGTCAGCGTGCTGACCATCGTTCCGGCGATGTTGATTCTGAGTTCATTGGTTTTGGTGATCTGCCGTTCGCTCGGTTACAAACCGATGCCGTTGTTGTTGTCGGTGGCCGTGTGTGCCAACAGCGGTGCGATCGCGACGTTCGCCAGTGGTTTGCCCAACATCATGATCGGAACCGCAGCCGGGATTCCTTACGTCGACTTCTTGCGAGTGTCGTTGCCCTACGCCGTGGTCAGTTTGGTCGTTGCGATCGCGGGGCTGCGATGGTTCTTCCGGAACGATTTGCCGTGGAAGCAATCCGAGGAGGACAAGGCCGCGCTGAAGCAACAGATTGAAGGGTTCGATCCCTGGGCGTTGGTGGAGGACAAAGGCGTCTTGCTGCGAAGCACGTTCATTTTGTTGGGCACGGTCGTTGGTTTTGCGTTGGCTCAGCCAATGGGCGTGGGCATGGATTTTGTCGCGATGGTGGGAGCCACCGCCGCCTTGCTGTTCTCTGGCAAAGGCGTCGAGGACGCGATTGGCAAGGTGAACTGGACCGTGATTTTGTTTTTCATGGGACTGTTCATCATCATCGGCTGCGTCAAACACACCGGGGCATTGAAATGGGTGGCGCAGCAAGTCGTGATGGTGTCCGACAATCGGATTGAGTTGCTGGTGCCATTGATGGGCGGTTTTTCCGCGGTGGCCAGTTCGATCGTCGACAACATCCCGGTCGCGGCGACCCTGATCCCGATCGTCCAAGACGTTTCAGGTGGCGACACCGGCGTGCCTGCGGAGCCGCTGTGGTGGACGCTGGTGATTTGCTGCAATCTGGGCGGCAACGGAACGCCGATTGGTTCGATTTCCTGCGTGATCGCGATTTACGCTTTGAAACGGGAGGCCGGCATTCACGTGGGTTGGGGCACGTTTTTGAAGCTGGGTGGCGGCATCATGGTGGTGCAAGTCATCGGCGCGATTTTCTACGTGATGTGGATGCACCATCAGGGTTACATTCCTGATATCACGGCGGTGCCGACGTTGCCTGTCCACTGA
- a CDS encoding alpha/beta hydrolase, whose product MTLHPQAQTFVAWLREAQPPRWEELGVEKARRGFAALVDSFGEGPRMQTVEDRLVEETTVEGQRLSVPVRLYRPTGLPVDAPVIMFYHGGGWVLGNVESHDSTCRRLADASGAVVASVDYRLSPEAPFPGPVQDCFVATKAIAKMAGKFSLDAGRMAVMGDSAGGNLAAAVALLAKDDPDVSVKYAVLVYPVVTPTFDSGSYREFESGFGLTKRTMQWFWANYFGRDGAELFDVDACHEADPLADLLKADFGGFPPTHVLVAGYDVLRDEGLALADKLDASGVEVTRECASDMLHGFVHFAGQFETGVTAMRSLGKRISNQLG is encoded by the coding sequence ATGACACTTCACCCGCAAGCTCAAACGTTCGTCGCTTGGTTGCGAGAAGCTCAGCCGCCACGCTGGGAAGAGCTCGGTGTTGAAAAAGCTCGTCGTGGGTTTGCTGCTTTGGTCGACAGCTTTGGCGAAGGGCCGAGGATGCAAACCGTCGAGGATCGTTTGGTGGAGGAAACCACTGTCGAGGGCCAGCGGCTGTCCGTGCCGGTTCGGCTGTATCGTCCCACCGGTTTGCCTGTCGATGCTCCCGTGATCATGTTCTATCACGGCGGCGGTTGGGTGCTGGGGAATGTTGAGTCGCACGATTCAACGTGTCGTCGTTTGGCGGATGCTTCCGGGGCAGTGGTGGCGTCCGTTGACTATCGCTTGTCACCCGAGGCACCCTTTCCTGGGCCCGTTCAGGATTGCTTTGTCGCGACGAAAGCGATCGCGAAAATGGCGGGGAAATTTAGTTTGGACGCGGGCCGGATGGCGGTCATGGGCGACAGTGCGGGAGGGAACTTGGCAGCGGCGGTGGCATTGCTCGCCAAAGACGATCCCGATGTCTCGGTGAAGTACGCCGTGTTGGTGTACCCCGTGGTGACGCCAACGTTCGATTCCGGGTCGTACCGCGAATTTGAGTCAGGGTTTGGATTGACCAAGCGGACGATGCAGTGGTTCTGGGCCAACTATTTCGGCCGGGACGGAGCGGAACTCTTTGATGTCGACGCTTGTCACGAGGCGGATCCGTTGGCCGATCTGCTGAAGGCCGACTTCGGTGGGTTTCCGCCGACGCATGTCTTGGTGGCGGGGTACGACGTGTTGCGAGACGAAGGGTTGGCTCTCGCGGACAAGTTGGACGCGTCGGGAGTGGAAGTGACTCGAGAATGTGCGTCCGACATGCTGCACGGTTTCGTTCACTTTGCCGGCCAGTTTGAGACGGGAGTCACCGCGATGCGGTCACTTGGAAAGCGAATCTCGAATCAGCTGGGCTGA
- the deoC gene encoding deoxyribose-phosphate aldolase has product MADYQYHDVSKMVDHSLLSPTLIEADLNSGIDLAIAYEVASVCILPYYLKRCAERLAGTGVKASTTIGFPHGGHTTAIKKAEAEQAIQDGCEELDYVVNISQVLSGGWDYVQNEIGAVTELAHAAGQKIKVIFENCYLQDEHKIRLCEICTELQVDWVKTSTGYGTGGATMDDLRLMRAHSGENVQVKAAGGVRDLKTLLEVRALGVTRCGASRTAEMLGEARQQLGLPAINITATGSSGY; this is encoded by the coding sequence ATGGCTGACTACCAGTACCACGACGTTTCCAAGATGGTGGACCACTCGCTGCTTTCACCAACGCTGATCGAAGCCGACTTGAATTCCGGAATCGACCTGGCGATTGCCTACGAGGTCGCCAGCGTTTGCATCCTGCCGTACTACCTGAAACGCTGTGCGGAACGACTGGCGGGAACCGGCGTGAAAGCATCGACCACCATTGGTTTCCCACACGGTGGGCACACCACGGCGATCAAGAAAGCCGAAGCCGAGCAAGCGATCCAAGATGGCTGCGAAGAGCTCGACTACGTCGTCAACATCTCGCAGGTCCTCAGCGGTGGCTGGGACTACGTTCAAAACGAAATCGGTGCGGTGACCGAACTGGCGCATGCGGCCGGGCAAAAGATCAAAGTGATCTTCGAGAATTGCTACCTGCAAGACGAACACAAAATCCGCCTGTGTGAAATCTGCACCGAGCTCCAAGTCGACTGGGTCAAAACCTCCACCGGCTACGGCACCGGCGGCGCGACCATGGACGACTTGCGTTTGATGCGAGCGCACTCGGGCGAGAACGTCCAAGTCAAAGCCGCCGGCGGCGTCCGAGACCTGAAGACCCTGCTCGAAGTGCGAGCCCTTGGTGTGACCCGCTGCGGCGCCAGCCGAACCGCTGAGATGCTCGGCGAAGCCCGCCAACAACTCGGCTTGCCGGCAATCAACATCACCGCAACCGGCAGCTCTGGCTACTGA
- a CDS encoding SGNH/GDSL hydrolase family protein, with protein MKYEPFTDDGCASEDVRAWKRRRRRWTMRLMASLLACLPVLLLELGLRGLDNSEPQAIDYDPYVGLNQLRPLFVLNEESDRWEIPSERYNFFRPESFSAKKAPGTRRVFVLGGSTVQGRPYATETAFSTWLRLSLESADRETKYEVINCGGTGYASYRVAKILDEVLEHEPDAIVLYTGHNEFLEDRTYAHVREMGTVSRWATGIGSKLHTVRWVQSLFIASQERPELAANVDMKLDHPGGLDSYQRDPSWQRGVEEHFAATLEKMVERTQKNNLPLIVCVPASDLVNTPPFKMQTRADWTDEEEDRFRSAWTIACDLELNPTRRIDALRECLRIDRDHAGANYALGRLLYDQGDSDSARPYVIAARDHDVCPLRAPSAIIGATREIADRYGVPLVDTPALLDERNVHGDMIADQVPDPGRFVDHVHPSIAGHQRIAAALALEFQKLGWVALTESSAELNANAVKEHLGMLGQDYYVRGKQRLEGLRLWTQGRAGQLATEIDEDPSNLQDKQKRP; from the coding sequence TTGAAGTACGAGCCTTTCACTGACGACGGGTGTGCAAGCGAGGATGTTCGTGCCTGGAAGAGACGACGCAGGCGATGGACGATGCGGTTGATGGCTTCGCTGCTCGCATGCCTACCGGTTTTGCTGTTGGAATTGGGACTGCGTGGCCTGGACAATTCCGAGCCCCAGGCAATCGACTACGATCCGTATGTGGGGCTGAATCAACTGCGACCGCTGTTTGTTCTGAATGAAGAATCAGATCGATGGGAAATCCCATCGGAGCGATACAATTTCTTCCGGCCGGAATCTTTCTCCGCGAAGAAAGCACCTGGGACTCGACGTGTGTTCGTTTTGGGCGGGTCGACGGTTCAAGGGCGACCCTACGCGACGGAAACGGCTTTCTCAACTTGGTTGCGTCTGTCGTTGGAATCGGCTGACCGCGAAACGAAGTACGAAGTCATCAATTGTGGTGGAACAGGTTACGCCAGCTACCGGGTGGCCAAGATTCTGGACGAAGTCTTGGAGCACGAACCCGATGCGATTGTGCTGTACACAGGGCACAATGAATTCTTAGAAGACCGCACCTACGCACATGTTCGCGAGATGGGCACGGTGAGTCGTTGGGCAACCGGGATCGGATCGAAATTGCACACGGTTCGTTGGGTGCAATCGTTGTTCATTGCGTCGCAAGAACGGCCGGAGTTGGCTGCGAATGTTGACATGAAATTGGACCATCCTGGTGGATTGGACAGTTACCAACGCGACCCATCATGGCAACGTGGTGTGGAAGAACACTTTGCAGCCACACTGGAAAAGATGGTTGAGCGAACACAGAAGAACAACCTGCCGCTGATCGTGTGTGTGCCCGCGTCGGATCTGGTCAACACGCCGCCGTTTAAAATGCAAACGCGAGCGGATTGGACGGACGAAGAGGAAGATCGTTTTCGGTCCGCATGGACGATCGCTTGTGATCTGGAGCTGAATCCAACGCGGCGGATCGACGCTCTTCGAGAATGCTTGCGGATTGACCGAGATCATGCTGGGGCAAACTACGCCTTGGGGCGACTGCTCTATGACCAAGGTGACAGTGATTCAGCGCGTCCCTACGTGATCGCGGCTCGTGACCATGATGTTTGTCCGTTGCGAGCACCGAGTGCGATCATTGGGGCGACCAGGGAGATTGCCGATCGGTACGGCGTCCCGTTGGTCGACACGCCAGCGTTGCTGGACGAGCGAAATGTCCATGGCGACATGATTGCGGACCAAGTTCCTGACCCGGGGCGGTTTGTCGATCATGTGCACCCGAGCATTGCGGGTCACCAAAGAATCGCGGCTGCCTTGGCGCTGGAATTTCAGAAGCTTGGTTGGGTCGCGCTGACCGAGTCCAGTGCGGAGCTCAACGCGAATGCCGTCAAAGAGCACCTTGGGATGCTCGGGCAGGATTACTACGTTCGTGGCAAGCAGCGTTTGGAAGGACTGCGATTGTGGACCCAGGGACGGGCGGGGCAATTGGCGACCGAAATCGATGAGGACCCATCCAACTTGCAAGACAAGCAGAAGCGTCCCTGA